The proteins below are encoded in one region of Hordeum vulgare subsp. vulgare chromosome 3H, MorexV3_pseudomolecules_assembly, whole genome shotgun sequence:
- the LOC123439188 gene encoding protein NEGATIVE REGULATOR OF RESISTANCE-like, whose product MDAPSATAKRKRSSSSSAAAAATAPVGVDDVSDAEVEEFYAILRRMRDASRRLVSGGVAAATARAAPAPRAPAWCPSFSWEDFAPPAPPPPPQQQKQQQREPADERVAENATPPRRPVRGLDLNAEPEPEVQA is encoded by the coding sequence ATGGACGCGCCGAGCGCCACCGCCAAGCGCAAgcgctcctcgtcctcctccgccgcggccgccGCCACAGCCCCCGTCGGCGTCGACGACGTGTCGGACGCCGAGGTCGAGGAGTTCTACGCCATCCTGCGCCGCATGCGGGACGCCTCGCGGCGGCTCGTCTCGGGCGGGGTCGCCGCGGCCACGGCCCGCGCCGCCCCGGCCCCGCGCGCGCCCGCCTGGTGCCCCAGCTTCTCCTGGGAGGACTTCGCGCCGCCCGCCCCGCCTCCGCCGCCCCAacagcagaagcagcagcagcggGAGCCCGCCGACGAGCGCGTCGCCGAGAACGCCACGCCGCCGCGGCGGCCCGTGCGCGGCCTCGACCTCAACGCCGAGCCGGAGCCCGAGGTGCAAGCCTAG